From Haloarcula hispanica ATCC 33960, the proteins below share one genomic window:
- a CDS encoding DUF7113 family protein has protein sequence MLLIRGTAGGTALTGTLYEPGEEPPEFNGAPDEGTPYVWLCDAFYEVESGGQVQSIGDREIRIAFESPMPRGFETRDAAIDAAKEHVRTQFARLGVAGETVDVTVQQAETA, from the coding sequence ATGTTGCTTATTCGGGGGACAGCAGGCGGGACGGCGCTGACCGGGACGCTGTACGAACCGGGCGAGGAGCCGCCCGAGTTCAACGGCGCGCCGGACGAGGGGACGCCCTACGTCTGGCTCTGTGACGCCTTCTACGAGGTCGAAAGCGGCGGTCAGGTCCAGTCTATCGGCGACCGCGAGATCCGGATTGCTTTCGAGTCCCCGATGCCCCGCGGCTTCGAGACGCGCGATGCGGCCATCGACGCGGCCAAGGAACACGTCAGAACGCAGTTCGCCCGGCTCGGCGTGGCTGGCGAGACCGTTGACGTGACGGTGCAGCAAGCTGAGACGGCGTAG
- a CDS encoding winged helix-turn-helix domain-containing protein produces MAEDPSPTEVFALLDDDYARALLAATSHRPMTATELSNDCDMSLSTVYRRLDALEDCGLVAARTQIADDGHHVDVYEAQMDELTVCLTDGTFDVSLSVESTTHEFADALVDLWEGL; encoded by the coding sequence GTGGCCGAGGACCCGTCCCCGACCGAGGTGTTCGCCCTCCTCGACGATGACTACGCTCGCGCGCTCCTTGCAGCCACGAGTCACAGACCGATGACTGCAACTGAACTCAGCAACGACTGCGACATGTCACTCTCGACCGTGTATCGCCGCCTCGACGCCCTCGAGGACTGCGGCCTCGTCGCCGCTCGAACGCAAATCGCGGACGATGGGCACCATGTAGACGTGTACGAGGCACAGATGGACGAACTCACCGTGTGTCTCACCGACGGGACCTTCGATGTCAGCCTCTCCGTCGAATCGACGACACACGAGTTCGCCGACGCGCTGGTGGATCTCTGGGAGGGGCTCTGA
- a CDS encoding DUF7521 family protein, giving the protein MDVAGLSAETWVTVNTAFHLAQTGVGLLIAALALVGYRRQRTRSMLALAVGISLLTFVSYLVTLGAVQVFPRVVFPLPGTITELVGLLVLLYAIVLARRG; this is encoded by the coding sequence ATGGACGTTGCCGGCCTCTCCGCCGAAACGTGGGTTACCGTGAACACTGCTTTCCACCTCGCACAGACGGGGGTCGGGCTGCTCATTGCTGCATTGGCGCTCGTCGGCTACCGTCGACAGCGGACCCGCTCCATGCTCGCGCTGGCCGTCGGAATCAGCCTCCTCACCTTCGTCTCGTACCTCGTTACCCTTGGTGCCGTGCAGGTCTTCCCGCGAGTGGTGTTTCCCCTTCCGGGCACTATCACAGAACTCGTCGGGCTCCTCGTCCTCCTGTACGCCATCGTTCTGGCCCGCCGCGGATAG
- a CDS encoding DNA double-strand break repair nuclease NurA, producing the protein MTLDPVHVDGIAKLAGQVRETVETSDQEAAAEEVWDSFLDPLWQDGTKILEPLGEQRRRKVPIEDIALADPPFPTQHGLDSGTINPTTFKNGLVLDVAQAAMGSVPSDVELHRGRTIIMAVHSNDATLGFDGEWQGGDRGYAKRRVLDVPQVDRYEQRVVHALALYLAESQHALTNADVVEDLFILDGPIYPTGVLRWADRDTELADLLAEDDRPKTVVNNYVDLVERFVERDVPMVGFIKNSSTKALTRALRRKTNAPWVNDTAFFRRILERRDDDGERQTDCLTATNWFRSRGGTDGIMAADGDALGIERSLDPEAYEVTFFVLYDPRSDLVFRVEAPYAFTKDPECRAKLTRQILHDVAREQGPPLAIGKADELAKIDRQGSEELTRRIERTFETDREREFNDIRWGAVEESF; encoded by the coding sequence ATGACGCTGGACCCGGTCCACGTCGACGGCATCGCCAAGCTCGCCGGGCAGGTGCGCGAGACCGTCGAGACGAGCGACCAGGAGGCGGCCGCCGAGGAAGTCTGGGACAGTTTTCTCGACCCGCTGTGGCAGGACGGGACGAAGATTCTGGAACCGCTAGGCGAGCAGCGCCGCCGGAAGGTTCCCATCGAGGACATCGCGCTGGCGGACCCGCCGTTTCCAACCCAGCACGGCCTGGATTCGGGGACTATCAATCCCACGACATTCAAGAACGGACTGGTGCTGGACGTGGCGCAGGCGGCGATGGGCAGCGTGCCATCCGACGTCGAACTGCATCGCGGCCGGACGATCATCATGGCCGTCCACTCGAACGACGCGACGCTGGGGTTCGACGGCGAGTGGCAGGGCGGGGACCGCGGCTACGCCAAGCGGCGCGTCCTCGACGTGCCCCAGGTCGACCGCTACGAGCAGCGGGTCGTCCACGCGCTGGCACTATACCTCGCCGAGAGCCAGCACGCGCTGACCAACGCCGACGTGGTCGAGGACCTGTTCATCCTCGACGGCCCTATCTATCCGACCGGTGTCCTCCGATGGGCCGACCGCGACACCGAACTGGCCGACCTGCTCGCGGAGGACGACCGCCCCAAAACGGTCGTGAACAACTACGTCGACCTCGTCGAGCGGTTCGTCGAGCGGGACGTCCCGATGGTGGGGTTCATCAAGAACTCCTCAACGAAGGCCCTCACGCGGGCGCTCCGGCGCAAGACCAACGCGCCGTGGGTGAACGACACCGCCTTCTTCCGCCGAATCCTGGAGCGTCGCGACGACGATGGTGAGCGGCAGACCGACTGTCTCACCGCGACGAACTGGTTCCGCTCGCGGGGCGGCACCGACGGCATCATGGCCGCCGACGGCGACGCGCTGGGCATCGAGCGGTCGCTCGACCCAGAGGCCTACGAGGTGACGTTTTTCGTCCTCTATGACCCGCGCTCCGACCTCGTGTTCCGCGTCGAGGCCCCGTACGCGTTCACCAAAGACCCGGAGTGTCGGGCCAAACTCACACGGCAGATACTCCACGACGTGGCCCGGGAACAGGGGCCGCCGCTGGCTATCGGGAAGGCTGACGAACTCGCCAAAATCGACCGCCAGGGCAGCGAGGAACTCACCCGCCGCATCGAGCGGACCTTCGAGACCGACCGCGAGCGGGAGTTCAACGATATCCGGTGGGGAGCCGTCGAAGAATCGTTCTGA
- a CDS encoding DUF7522 family protein, producing MTRNILSDDLADAIVTTARTATGDSLRSVTYFTRANFEQLYLREDLEQDADLNDFVGHEWQGYKQTKNAYQESELGDYRFTVRAFSNGYLLRATTERQGVLITTDGLTMQSYEEIAEAIERILREESGKE from the coding sequence ATGACTCGGAACATTCTCTCGGACGATCTGGCCGACGCAATCGTCACGACAGCCCGGACAGCGACGGGTGACTCGCTCCGTTCAGTGACGTATTTCACGCGTGCGAACTTCGAGCAACTCTACCTGCGGGAGGACCTTGAACAGGACGCCGACCTCAACGACTTCGTGGGCCACGAATGGCAGGGGTACAAGCAAACGAAAAACGCATATCAGGAGTCCGAACTGGGCGACTACCGCTTCACCGTCCGCGCGTTCTCTAACGGCTACCTCCTGCGGGCGACGACCGAGCGCCAGGGCGTGCTCATCACCACGGACGGCCTGACGATGCAGTCCTACGAGGAGATCGCCGAGGCCATCGAACGCATCCTCCGTGAAGAGTCCGGTAAGGAGTAA
- the gpmI gene encoding 2,3-bisphosphoglycerate-independent phosphoglycerate mutase, whose protein sequence is MDVGLIILDGWGLNPDDDVRDAVAAADTPNFDRYRDAGAASTLATHGRRVGLPEGQMGNSEVGHLNIGAGRVVKQDSARVSDSIARSRGESPPDDAAQDPPFFENETILSAFEHAEDHGGRVHFMGLVSDGGVHSYQDHLHALIELAGERGTDAVSHAFTDGRDTSPTGGEDYLTDLEAHAEAHGTGHVATVCGRYYAMDRDQNWERTRRAYDAIVHREGDHHADDAVTAATESYARDTTDEFIEPTTVGDHAGLEDGDAVIFFNFRSDRARQLTRMLGDIRPDDWGADTEPPDTRLVTMTQYDETFDLPVAFPPNQPEDVLGEVISEAGKTQIRLAETEKYPHVTYFLNGGREVAFDGESREIVDSPDVATYDMQPEMSAPELADTAIEFIETEDPDAMVLNFANPDMVGHTGDFDAAVTAVEAVDEQLGRLVAAIGAAGGHALICADHGNADDMGTVDDPHTAHTTNPVPFIYLDSDGTAGGRTARDGGTLADLAPTMLMLMGIDQPEAMTGTPLVE, encoded by the coding sequence ATGGACGTCGGACTTATCATCTTAGACGGCTGGGGCCTGAATCCGGACGACGATGTCCGGGATGCCGTCGCCGCCGCCGACACGCCGAACTTCGACCGCTACCGAGACGCAGGCGCAGCGTCGACGCTTGCCACCCACGGCCGCCGGGTCGGCCTCCCGGAGGGCCAGATGGGCAACTCCGAGGTCGGCCACCTCAACATCGGGGCCGGCCGCGTCGTCAAGCAGGACTCCGCTCGCGTCAGCGATAGTATCGCGCGCTCCCGGGGCGAGTCGCCGCCCGATGACGCCGCACAGGACCCGCCATTCTTCGAGAACGAAACGATTCTGTCGGCCTTCGAGCACGCCGAGGACCACGGCGGCCGGGTCCACTTCATGGGCCTCGTGTCGGACGGCGGCGTCCACTCCTATCAGGACCACCTCCACGCGCTCATCGAACTCGCTGGCGAGCGTGGGACTGACGCCGTCTCGCACGCCTTCACCGACGGCCGCGACACCTCGCCGACCGGCGGCGAGGACTACCTCACCGACCTCGAAGCCCACGCCGAGGCGCACGGAACTGGCCACGTCGCCACCGTCTGCGGGCGCTACTACGCGATGGACCGCGACCAGAACTGGGAGCGGACCCGTCGGGCCTACGACGCCATCGTCCACCGCGAGGGCGACCACCACGCGGATGACGCCGTCACGGCCGCTACGGAGTCCTACGCCCGCGACACCACGGACGAGTTTATCGAGCCGACGACCGTCGGCGACCACGCCGGTCTCGAAGACGGCGACGCGGTCATCTTCTTCAACTTCCGCTCGGACCGCGCCCGACAACTCACCCGGATGCTCGGCGACATCCGCCCGGACGACTGGGGGGCCGACACCGAACCGCCGGACACCCGACTGGTGACGATGACGCAGTACGACGAGACGTTCGACCTGCCGGTCGCCTTCCCGCCGAACCAGCCCGAGGACGTACTCGGCGAGGTGATTTCTGAAGCCGGGAAGACACAGATTCGGCTGGCCGAGACCGAGAAATACCCCCACGTCACCTACTTCCTCAACGGCGGTCGCGAGGTCGCGTTCGACGGCGAGAGCCGAGAAATCGTCGATAGCCCCGACGTGGCGACCTACGATATGCAACCGGAGATGAGTGCGCCGGAGCTGGCAGACACTGCCATCGAGTTCATCGAGACCGAGGACCCCGACGCGATGGTCCTGAACTTCGCGAACCCCGACATGGTCGGCCACACCGGCGACTTCGACGCGGCGGTGACTGCCGTCGAGGCCGTCGACGAACAGCTCGGCCGGCTGGTCGCGGCGATTGGGGCCGCCGGCGGCCACGCTCTCATCTGTGCCGACCACGGGAACGCCGACGACATGGGGACTGTCGATGACCCGCACACGGCCCACACGACCAACCCCGTCCCGTTCATCTACCTCGATTCCGACGGGACTGCCGGCGGACGGACCGCCCGCGATGGCGGGACGCTGGCCGACCTCGCGCCGACGATGCTCATGCTCATGGGCATCGACCAGCCGGAGGCGATGACCGGCACGCCGCTTGTCGAATAG
- a CDS encoding RNA 2'-phosphotransferase, whose amino-acid sequence MPDAVRRCSEDGFFEGDACPVCDREGTLVLDGERRRQLSKFTSGALRHFPEDAGIEVDEAGWTAFASLQAAVERKYDWADGEALAGVIATDPKGRFERTGTSDESSTVAAGGRVRAAYGHSVDVILDATDDPIPATLYHGTVPRNVASIRETGLKPMGRQTVHLSDSVAAAREVGRRHATEPVVFVVDAAAMQADDRRIVKRGTETYTTDRVPLGYLSLLEK is encoded by the coding sequence ATGCCAGACGCGGTCCGTCGCTGTTCCGAGGACGGCTTTTTCGAGGGGGATGCGTGCCCGGTCTGTGACAGAGAGGGGACCCTCGTTCTCGACGGCGAACGGCGGCGACAGCTCTCGAAATTCACCTCGGGAGCGCTCAGGCACTTCCCCGAAGACGCAGGCATCGAGGTAGACGAAGCGGGGTGGACGGCGTTCGCGTCCCTCCAGGCCGCAGTCGAGCGGAAGTACGACTGGGCCGACGGCGAGGCGCTGGCTGGAGTCATCGCCACGGACCCGAAAGGGCGGTTCGAGCGGACAGGAACCAGTGACGAGTCAAGTACAGTGGCCGCTGGCGGCCGCGTTCGGGCGGCCTACGGGCACTCTGTCGACGTAATCTTGGATGCGACCGACGACCCCATCCCGGCGACGCTGTATCACGGAACTGTACCGCGAAACGTCGCGTCGATACGCGAAACGGGACTGAAGCCGATGGGGCGACAGACGGTCCACCTCTCGGACTCCGTCGCGGCGGCCCGCGAGGTGGGACGTCGCCACGCCACCGAGCCCGTCGTGTTCGTCGTCGACGCCGCGGCGATGCAAGCCGACGACCGCCGAATCGTCAAGCGCGGGACCGAGACGTACACGACTGACCGCGTGCCGCTGGGGTATCTCTCACTGCTCGAAAAATAG
- a CDS encoding bifunctional helix-turn-helix transcriptional regulator/GNAT family N-acetyltransferase: MPSPTDLELGGERSDVYRFVERNGPVAPAEVAEAISVDPERFQHHVSILKRDDLIESTEDGKLTVALHHGETAEHYEAGVSYEIRPSRPSDLSGVVGTIRDVTSEAPYIIAAGVAEQLAYEDTLVRWGPNRCRVVFVATVDDDVVGWVHVAMSEVAELASTAELTLGVMETYRRHGIGSHLLHRGVEWAASRGCRKVYNSLPATNERAIDFLKETGWTVEAVRDGHYEIDGELVDEVMLARRLD, from the coding sequence ATGCCGTCCCCAACAGACCTCGAACTCGGCGGTGAGCGGTCCGACGTGTATCGGTTCGTGGAGCGGAACGGCCCCGTCGCGCCCGCCGAGGTGGCCGAAGCCATCAGCGTCGATCCCGAGCGGTTCCAGCACCATGTCTCCATTCTCAAACGGGACGACCTCATCGAGTCCACCGAGGACGGGAAGCTGACCGTGGCGCTCCACCACGGCGAGACGGCCGAACACTACGAGGCCGGCGTCAGCTACGAGATACGACCTTCCCGGCCGTCGGACCTCTCCGGCGTCGTCGGCACGATACGCGACGTGACCAGCGAGGCACCGTACATCATCGCGGCCGGTGTCGCCGAGCAACTGGCCTACGAGGACACGCTCGTCCGCTGGGGTCCCAATCGCTGTCGCGTCGTCTTCGTCGCCACGGTCGACGACGACGTCGTCGGCTGGGTCCACGTCGCCATGTCCGAGGTGGCCGAACTCGCGTCGACGGCCGAACTCACGCTCGGAGTAATGGAGACGTACCGCCGCCACGGTATCGGCAGCCACCTGCTCCACCGCGGGGTCGAATGGGCCGCGAGCCGCGGCTGTCGAAAGGTGTACAACAGCCTGCCGGCCACAAACGAGCGGGCCATCGACTTCCTGAAGGAGACCGGCTGGACGGTCGAGGCTGTCCGCGATGGCCACTACGAGATCGACGGCGAACTGGTCGACGAGGTGATGCTGGCGCGCCGGCTGGACTGA